A genomic segment from Branchiostoma floridae strain S238N-H82 chromosome 7, Bfl_VNyyK, whole genome shotgun sequence encodes:
- the LOC118419423 gene encoding solute carrier organic anion transporter family member 4A1-like — translation MVSPDISQNNQSNYKTFACPWTSHRTPLMAKFKKMNVAPRTRFGWGRFTPGFLQVFNSPRWLLVFMCIGAALAAAITYGFVPIILSTLETLFSLSSKQSAGLAITYDIFGVMFIPFITYYGGMRAANKVRWNMPPSTFGSG, via the exons ATGGTGTCACCAGACATTTCCCAAAACAACCAGTCAAATTATAAAACCTTCGCCTGCCCTTGGACGAGCCACCGTACACCTCTAATGGCCAAGTTTAAGAAGATGAACGTTGCGCCGCGCACAAGGTTCGGCTGGGGGCGCTTCACACCTGGGTTCCTCCAGGTCTTCAACTCACCACGATGGCTTCTGGTCTTCATGTGCATAGGAGCTGCGCTGGCA GCCGCCATCACATATGGGTTCGTGCCGATCATCCTGTCGACCCTGGAGACCCTGTTCAGCCTGTCCAGCAAACAGAGCGCCGGGCTGGCCATCACTTACGACATCTTCGGCGTTATGTTCATACCCTTCATCACGTACTATGGAGGCATGCGAGCCGCAAACAAGGTACGTTGGAACATGCCGCCGAGCACGTTTGGTTCTGGTTAA
- the LOC118418786 gene encoding uncharacterized protein LOC118418786, whose translation MARRLRNVMIFLLIILKELNTQEAGCSCAPRQWCHCLNLGLIDIPSVQTSIYELNLKGNQITRIPSGAFVDMTRLVALDLSNNQIAMIQSGSFANLHQLTKLYLSHNKITKIQSGTFAGLNRLVMLCLSSNEIKIIQSGAFADLPQLSELSLSSNQIEMIRSGGFTKLARCRKLSLPDNKITNIQPGVFANLPRLEELYLYSNQITSVQPGSLANLPRLQILDLTKNLITMIQAGVFANLPTFTRLTLTRNQITMIQPGVFENLPMFRTLDLSSNNIKKICPLAFANLPWLQVLQMSSNQITMIQSGALKDLPRLKNLILSRNKIATIHPGAFANLSEFKTLHITYNRMTIIQASVFKNLPRLQELYLSFNQISIIQSGAFSNLPLLQTLELERNQITNIHSGAFEKLPQLQKLNLRSNRISTILPSDYGFLQSVLTIKLDRNVWNCDCRMAPFRRNIAEFPSFKDQIICVWPAKFRRQKLIDVHSEGMICEEAPTLPPPVDIQPSGPLPAVPTTGSFCNLGSTGSPVSLSVDIQTSGPFTSSAAPSSLSNTETVASPTTRLQTGPFTSSEVPSSLSNTEYVASPTTRPLSSTLPLVSLSGSTNTCYSGSIASRYHWHFITNASSTVGSASVTNKTRATQTLPLTTDKPERSSFPQAFLIFSVCGPIAGIILIGTIVLTPWYKGRTSNPPLKPNPTVVGSNTNTVASVVSNDNGNQCYSIDNDHDQTGHGQLQANTRSVSVEVGNLSHNEILAALKPNAMYAGEETQPRDQIPTEMASSHDHDKTGKGQSQAITESNITAIAMTSGHDRQYENINQHHQTGHSLESQTNTESNTNTTAIAMASGQNHQYENMNQHNQTGQGESRVMTAAVTIIGHGQAECQAITDNTEPIPPNSKLNDLYNVVGQYQPIIKSNINTTTVVATSGHEQTGQGQYQAIYESFEAGNPSIGTGQGGAQATADECLGSRNQIYNTEPAALAPNPTYMCNDQTG comes from the coding sequence ATGGCAAGAAGGCTTCGAAACGTGAtgattttccttctcatcatcctgaaggaactCAACACGCAAGAGGCTGGCTGCAGCTGTGCACCGCGCCAATGGTGCCACTGCCTCAACCTGGGCCTCATCGACATCCCGAGCGTCCAAACGTCCATTTACGAGTTAAATTTGAAAGGTAACCAGATAACTAGAATTCCGTCTGGTGCATTTGTCGACATGACCAGGCTGGTTGCGTTGGACCTGTCCAACAACCAGATAGCAATGATTCAGTCTGgttcatttgcaaatctacaCCAGCTTACAAAGCTGTACCTGTCccacaacaagataacaaagatTCAGTCTGGTACATTTGCCGGTCTAAACCGGCTTGTAATGTTATGCCTGTCCTCTAACGAAATAAAAATCATTCAGTCTGGTGCATTTGCAGATCTACCTCAACTCTCAGAGTTGTCCCTGTCCTCTAACCAAATAGAAATGATTCGGTCTGGTGGATTTACAAAACTAGCCCGTTGCAGAAAGTTGTCCCTTCCtgacaacaagataacaaatatTCAGCCTGGTGTATTTGCAAACCTACCCCGACTAGAAGAGTTGTACCTGTACTCCAACCAGATAACTAGCGTTCAGCCTGGTTCATTAGCAAATTTACCACGGCTACAAATTTTGGACCTGacaaaaaacctaataacaatgattcaggctgGTGTATTTGCTAATTTACCGACGTTTACAAGATTGACCTTGACAAgaaaccagataacaatgattcagcctgGTGTATTTGAAAATCTGCCCATGTTTCGAACGTTGGACCTGTCATCCAACAATATAAAAAAGATTTGTCCTTtagcatttgcaaatctaccttGGCTACAAGTGTTGCAGATGTCCTctaaccagataacaatgattcagtctGGTGCATTAAAAGATCTGCCCAGGCTAAAAAATTTGATCCTGTCCCGCAACAAGATAGCAACGATTCATcctggtgcatttgcaaatctatccGAATTCAAAACGTTGCACATCACCTACAACCGGATGACAATTATTCAGGCTAGTGTATTTAAAAATCTACCCCGGTTACAAGAGCTGTACCTGTCCTTCAACCAGATAAGCATAATTCAGTCtggtgcattttcaaatctaccccTGCTACAAACTTTGGAACTGGAAAGAAACCAGATAACCAACATCCATTCTGGTGCATTTGAAAAGCTACCCCAACTCCAAAAATTAAACCTTCGGTCAAACAGGATCTCTACCATTCTCCCTTCAGATTATGGATTCTTGCAGTCTGTTCTTACCATCAAACTTGACAGGAACGTATGGAATTGTGACTGTAGAATGGCTCCCTTCAGACGAAATATTGCTGAATTCCCTTCATTTAAAGACCAGATAATATGTGTCTGGCCTGCCAAATTTCGGAGACAGAAGCTTATAGATGTTCATTCTGAAGGAATGATATGTGAGGAGGCACCCACATTGCCACCTCCTGTTGATATCCAACCCTCAGGCCCTTTACCTGCTGTTCCAACAACTGGTTCGTTTTGCAACTTAGGAAGCACTGGTAGCCCAGTATCACTGTCTGTGGATATTCAAACCTCCGGCCCGTTCACTTCATCTGCGGCCCCATCTTCATTGAGCAACACAGAAACCGTTGCTAGCCCAACAACACGCCTACAAACCGGCCCATTCACTTCATCTGAGGTCCCATCTTCATTAAGCAACACAGAATACGTTGCTAGCCCAACAACACGCCCCTTAAGCTCCACACTCCCCCTTGTTAGCCTATCAGGAAGCACAAACACCTGTTACAGTGGGTCCATCGCCTCTCGCTACCACTGGCACTTCATAACCAATGCTTCCTCAACAGTAGGCTCAGCTAGtgtaacaaacaaaacaagagcAACACAAACGTTACCCCTTACAACAGACAAGCCAGAAAGAAGCAGTTTCCCCCAAGCTTTTCTCATTTTCTCTGTGTGTGGTCCAATAGCTGGCATTATCCTAATCGGCACCATTGTTCTCACCCCCTGGTACAAGGGGAGGACCAGCAATCCTCCTTTGAAACCGAATCCCACTGTTGTTGGTAGCAACACAAACACAGTAGCTTCTGTTGTGTCCAATGATAATGGTAACCAATGTTACAGTATTGACAAtgatcatgatcagacagggcatgGTCAGTTGCAGGCTAACACTCGTTCTGTATCTGTAGAAGTTGGAAATTTATCACACAACGAAATACTGgctgccttaaagccaaatGCTATGTACGCAGGTGAGGAAACACAACCAAGGGACCAAATTCCTACAGAAATGGCCAGTAGTCATGATCATGATAAGACGGGAAAGGGTCAGTCTCaagccatcactgaatccaacatcACAGCTATTGcaatgaccagtggtcatgatcgcCAGTATGAAAATATTAACCAACATCATCAGACAGGGCACAGCCTGGAGTCTCAGACCaacactgaatccaacacaaacaccacagctattGCAATGGCCAGTGGTCAGAATCACCAGTATGAAAATATGAACcaacataatcagacagggcagggcgaGTCTCGTGTCATGACAGCTGCTGTAACAATCATAGGCCATGGTCAGGCAGAGTGTCAGGCTATCACCGATAACACAGAACCCATTCCCCCAAACTCAAAGCTGAATGATCTGTACAACGTTGTTGGTCAGTACCAGCCCATCATCAAATCCAACATAAACACGACAACTGTTGTAGCCACTAGTGGTCATGAGCAGACAGGGCAGGGACAGTATCAGGCCATCTATGAATCCTTTGAAGCTGGAAATCCCTCTATTGGCACAGGGCAGGGAGGGGCCCAGGCTACCGCTGATGAATGTTTGGGTAGTAGAAATCAAATTTACAACACGGAGCCGGCTGCATTGGCGCCTAATCCTACGTACATGTGTAATGATCAAACAGGGTAG
- the LOC118418788 gene encoding protein inturned-like — protein sequence MFASRGPFSPHYFNRKTFSDFDSINVILAKCTLPPVWADKVQSDGSLFYLEPSYSNQDWETRTHGTCEPLCGQTQGLGTRSHLPDEQTQDRRSTTTVPDDIRGKISRMKALIQKASKRKQKIVVSARRDGKRKEQTDDCTYDVWLEVDPVAKSRTQNKPPLERLLGILPGVRGRWGISVAALVPGGPADRSGQIAPGDGVVAVNDISVTLNNINDLLAAIDKPMEVKVTMRTTHVLQADSSDCSRTLHQTIEPNDQPVLTSLYM from the exons ATGTTCGCCAGTCGGGGACCGTTCTCTCCACACTACTTCAACAGGAAAACTTTCTCAGACTTCGACTCCATCAATGTTATCTTGGCAAAATG CACGCTACCACCAGTATGGGCTGATAAGGTTCAGTCGGACGGTTCTCTGTTTTACCTGGAGCCGTCCTACAGCAACCAGGACTGGGAAACAAGAACACATGGCACGTGCGAACCGCTGTGTGGGCAGACACAAGGCCTCGGAACCAGGTCTCACCTGCCTGATGAACAGACACAAGACCGAAGAAGCACGACTACGGTGCCTGATGATATCCGTGGGAAGATCAGCCGAATGAAGGCACTGATCCAGAAGGCCtcgaaaaggaaacaaaaaattgttGTTTCTGCCAGACGCGATGGTAAGAGGAAGGAACAAACCGACGACTGCACGTACGACGTATGGTTGGAGGTAGACCCGGTTGCGAAGTCAAGGACACAAAACAAGCCTCCGCTGGAGAGGCTACTCGGAATCCTCCCCGGGGTCCGCGGCAGGTGGGGCATCTCTGTGGCGGCCCTGGTACCAGGCGGTCCCGCTGACAGGTCCGGACAGATCGCACCAG GAGACGGTGTGGTGGCTGTGAACGATATCAGTGTCACACTCAATAATATCAACGACCTGCTGGCCGCCATCGATAAGCCCATGGAG GTCAAGGTCACCATGAGGACAACACATGTACTACAAGCTGACAGCAGTGATTGCTCCAGGACTCTCCATCAAACCATTGAGCCGAATGACCAGCCAGTCCTGACCagtctgtacatgtag